The Arachis duranensis cultivar V14167 chromosome 2, aradu.V14167.gnm2.J7QH, whole genome shotgun sequence genome has a window encoding:
- the LOC107473024 gene encoding uncharacterized protein LOC107473024, whose amino-acid sequence MEIFPEHVQHLWNEWELRGLVLLSLTWQVILIICGSWRKRARGGFISIVVWVTYLSADWLATVSLGTLANNQGDVGKQDRNHALQAIWAPFLLLHLGGPDTITAYALEDNTLWLRHLLGLIVQVSVAFYIYLRSWSTTALTFIAIPVFVSGIIKYAERTWVLRSASAEQLEESLLSAPAIEPPNLKLSYANAEVEYVHRGYYLFPVLKRLYANLSLRFAEGQRTYQLMVKKEHGEDKDDKKQSNYAFKLVEVQLGFLYDLLYTKSTIIYSVLGLIFRFVSVLSIVSALASYVVFLNVHEHEYSGVDIHITYCLFIGAILLELYAFVSLVFSDWTLNWLVNKHSSLQNFICWVLSSCRKRWSGELAQHNLLNFCMKKRVRRCIRNNFLFRSYFVMELYWQRTWEDADADLKQFIFKHLRQKQMLYDKQVSDYNFLKKLLSYKGDNASISIKNIGWSFEVEFGHSLLIWHIATDICYHSRTGESEKDYREVSKRMSNYMLYLLLMRPLMLPKWINRITHVRNTFKEAIRILQREQLPVKDAASASKLLIQMHMQSHQPLEQLRAEKAGKSLLHEGCRLASQIEDQRVSWEVICNVWIEMLTYAASQCDWATHGQQLRRGGEFLTHVCLLMAELGLSEQFDIGRKGLSVETQNDGWGCVRSKLLSSYL is encoded by the coding sequence ATGGAGATCTTCCCAGAACACGTGCAACATCTGTGGAACGAATGGGAGCTGAGGGGGCTGGTTTTGCTAAGCCTAACATGGCAGGTTATCCTCATCATATGTGGCTCATGGAGGAAGCGTGCCCGTGGTGGCTTCATCAGCATCGTGGTTTGGGTAACATATCTGTCAGCAGATTGGTTAGCCACAGTTTCGCTGGGCACACTTGCCAACAACCAAGGAGACGTGGGCAAACAAGATAGGAACCACGCTCTGCAGGCGATTTGGGCTCCCTTCCTTCTCCTCCATCTCGGCGGCCCGGACACAATCACTGCTTACGCCTTAGAAGACAACACTTTATGGCTACGGCATTTGCTTGGTCTAATTGTCCAAGTTTCCGTGGCCTTTTACATCTACTTAAGATCTTGGAGCACCACTGCCTTGACTTTTATAGCCATACCAGTGTTTGTTTCCGGGATCATTAAGTATGCAGAGCGCACGTGGGTTCTGAGATCCGCTAGCGCCGAACAACTTGAAGAATCTTTGCTGTCCGCTCCGGCCATAGAACCTCCAAATCTCAAGCTTTCTTATGCCAATGCCGAGGTGGAGTATGTTCACAGAGGATACTACTTGTTTCCTGTTCTCAAGCGTCTCTATGCAAATCTGAGCCTAAGGTTCGCAGAGGGTCAGCGAACCTACCAATTGATGGTGAAAAAGGAACATGGGGAGGACAAAGATGACAAGAAACAGagtaattatgcttttaaattgGTTGAGGTCCAGTTGGGTTTTTTGTATGACTTGCTTTACACGAAGTCAACTATAATTTACTCTGTGCTAGGTCTCATTTTTCGTTTTGTTAGTGTTTTATCCATAGTGTCTGCTTTAGCTTCATATGTTGTCTTCCTTAATGTTCATGAGCATGAGTACTCAGGGGTCGACATTCATATAACATATTGTTTATTTATTGGGGCTATTTTACTTGAGCTTTATGCATTTGTGTCCCTTGTTTTCTCGGATTGGACTTTGAATTGGCTAGTCAACAAGCATAGTTCACTGCAGAATTTCATTTGCTGGGTTTTGTCTTCTTGTCGGAAAAGGTGGTCAGGGGAGTTAGCTCAACACAACTTATTGAATTTTTGCATGAAGAAGAGGGTAAGAAGATGCATCcgaaataattttcttttcagaAGCTATTTTGTGATGGAATTATATTGGCAAAGGACATGGGAAGATGCAGATGCTGATCTCAAACAGTTTATCTTTAAACATCTCAGACAAAAACAAATGCTGTACGACAAACAAGTATCTGATTACAATTTTCTCAAGAAATTGCTTTCTTATAAAGGTGACAATGCTTccatttcaataaaaaatattggctGGAGTTTTGAGGTCGAATTCGGTCATAGCTTACTCATTTGGCATATTGCAACCGATATATGCTATCATTCTAGAACAGGAGAATCCGAAAAGGACTACAGGGAAGTGAGTAAAAGAATGTCCAATTATATGTTGTATCTTTTACTCATGCGTCCACTCATGCTGCCTAAATGGATAAACAGGATTACTCACGTTCGGAACACTTTCAAGGAAGCCATAAGGATATTGCAGCGCGAGCAGCTTCCGGTGAAAGATGCTGCAAGCGCTTCAAAATTGCTTATTCAAATGCACATGCAGAGTCACCAACCACTCGAACAACTTCGAGCGGAAAAGGCCGGCAAGTCTTTGCTCCATGAAGGGTGCCGCCTTGCTTCACAGATTGAAGATCAGAGAGTTTCATGGGAAGTGATATGTAATGTGTGGATAGAGATGCTTACTTATGCTGCAAGTCAGTGTGATTGGGCGACACATGGTCAGCAACTCCGAAGAGGAGGAGAATTTCTGACTCATGTTTGTCTTCTCATGGCAGAACTTGGTTTGAGCGAACAATTTGATATTGGGCGGAAGGGACTAAGTGTAGAAACCCAAAATGATGGATGGGGATGTGTAAGAAGTAAATTACTCAGTTCTTACTTATAA